The following proteins are co-located in the Pyricularia oryzae 70-15 chromosome 1, whole genome shotgun sequence genome:
- a CDS encoding glucan 1,3-beta-glucosidase has protein sequence MRNSFSLFTALAAVAAAQNYLGFNSGSTKADYSVKVKADFLQEFTTAQNLEGAPGTFNAVRLYTNIQGGTTDDPISAFEAAIETKTKILLGVWTSGTTSIEKELNALQKAVKQYGPKFTDLVIGISIGSEDLYRNSVTGMTNKAGVGAQPDQLVAFIGDFKKAFKDTPLGKTPVGHVDTWDVWPNATNKAVLDAIDWVGVDEYPYYENGKGNNIKNSGNLFDKAFNATIQAAGGKPVWVTETGWPSSGPDWDQAVPSIENAKYYWQEIGCRQLFNKVPTFWYNLRDSNPDNKQQFAITKNLSTKPLFDLKCPTSFDTDKQRQANSPSSSSSSSGNSTGGSNSSTPSSTNGSSNSGSNSSPAAAGATSKAPSNAAGILEVLPVAAYAGLVVIGALAMY, from the coding sequence ATGCGTAACTCGTTCTCCCTTTTCACCGCTCTTGCGGCCGTCGCCGCTGCACAGAACTACCTGGGTTTCAACTCGGGATCGACCAAGGCCGACTACTCCGTCAAGGTCAAGGCCGACTTCTTGCAAGAGTTCACCACGGCACAGAATCTTGAGGGCGCCCCCGGCACCTTCAACGCTGTCCGTCTGTACACCAACATCCAGGGCGGTACCACGGACGACCCCATCTCTGCCTTTGAGGCCGCCATTGAGACCAAGACCAAGATCCTGCTCGGCGTCTGGACCTCGGGCACCACCTCGATCGAGAAGGAGCTTAACGCCCTTCAAAAGGCAGTCAAGCAGTACGGCCCCAAGTTCACCGACCTTGTCATCGGTATCTCTATCGGATCCGAGGATCTCTACCGCAACTCGGTGACTGGCATGACCAACAAGGCTGGTGTAGGTGCTCAGCCCGACCAGCTCGTTGCCTTCATCGGCGACTTCAAGAAGGCCTTCAAGGACACCCCCCTCGGCAAGACCCCCGTCGGCCACGTCGACACCTGGGACGTCTGGCCCAACGCGACCAACAAGGCCGTCCTTGACGCCATCGACTGGGTCGGTGTCGACGAGTACCCCTACTACGAGAACGGCAAGGGCAACAACATCAAGAACAGCGGTAACCTTTTCGACAAGGCCTTCAACGCCACCATCCaggccgccggcggcaagcCCGTCTGGGTTACCGAGACCGGCTGGCCCTCGAGCGGTCCCGACTGGGACCAGGCTGTTCCCTCGATCGAGAACGCCAAGTACTACTGGCAGGAGATTGGCTGCCGTCAGCTGTTCAACAAGGTCCCCACCTTCTGGTACAACCTCCGCGACAGCAACCCCGACAACAAGCAGCAGTTCGCCATCACCAAGAACCTGTCCACCAAGCCCCTCTTCGACCTCAAGTGCCCTACCTCCTTCGACACCGACAAGCAGCGCCAGGCCAACagccccagcagcagcagcagcagcagcggaaaCAGCACTGGTggtagcaacagcagcacccCCAGCTCCACCAACGGCTCCTCCAACTCGGGAAGCAACAGCAGccccgctgccgctggcgCCACCTCCAAGGCTCCTAGCAACGCTGCTGGCATCCTTGAGGTTCTCCCCGTCGCTGCCTACGCTGGTCTTGTTGTGATTGGCGCGCTTGCCATGTACTAA
- a CDS encoding GTP-binding protein LepA: MSCCKGLTPQCVRVRLPRRPALSHPARLYSSSSSSNSHSSPSRPRLLSRPQPHNAILHLPRPNLGSGRYDRIPQARSSHHSSAPMTDLEQRIAAIPIERYRNFCVIAHVDHGKSTLSDRLLELTGTISASDENKQILDKLDVERERGITVKAQTCTMLYRYRGEDYLLHLVDTPGHVDFRAEVTRSYASCGGALLLVDASQGVQAQTVANFYLAFAEGLTLVPVVNKIDLPTADPERALKQLRDTFELDVNEDGTGAVLVSAKAGTNVEKVLPAVIEQIPHPTGDPNAPLRLLLVDSWYDTFRGVVLLVRIFNGTVRPGDNVVSLATGNRYTVGEVGIQYPHPTPQTALRPGQVGYLSFSPGMKRIQDAKIGDTFTFQGSEAVVEPYPGFEEPKPMVFVAAFPTDQSDYQRLADSITQLTLNDRSVTLQKDFSEALGAGWRLGFLGSLHCSVFQDRLRQEHGASIMLTEPAVPTKVQWRDGKSTIITNPTQFPDQSEYHGKIEGFYEPFVAATIAVPEEYLGRIIKLCEDSRGEQESIEFFGAQQVIVKYALPSMALVDDLFGKLKGASRGYATLDYEDAGWRRSELVKLNLLVNKVPVDAICRVVHTSQVERLGRKWVTKFKEHVDRQMFEVVIQAAVGKRIIARETIKPFRKDVTAKLHAADPSRRRKLLEKQKEGRKKLRAIGNVTIEHSSFQKFLER; this comes from the exons ATGAGCTGCTGCAAAGGGCTCACGCCACAATGTGTGCGCGTGCGGCTGCCCCGGCGGCCTGCCCTCTCCCATCCCGCCCGGCTGTAtagtagcagcagcagcagcaacagtcaCAGCTCACCAAGTCGACCTCGTCTCCTATCAAGACCACAGCCGCACAATGCCATACTTCACCTGCCACGGCCCAACCTGGGCTCCGGCCGCTACGACAGGATACCACAGGCCCGCAGCAGCCACCACAGCAGCGCGCCCATGACGGACCTCGAGCAGCGCATCGCCGCCATCCCCATCGAGCGCTACCGCAACTTTTGCGTCATCGCGCACGTCGACCACGGCAAGAGCACCCTCAGCGACCGTCTGCTCGAGCTCACGGGCACCATATCGGCTAGCGACGAGAACAAGCAGATCCTGGACAAGCTCGACGTCGAGCGAGAGCGCGGCATCACCGTCAAGGCCCAGACCTGCACCATGCTGTACCGCTACCGCGGCGAGGACTACCTGCTGCACCTTGTCGACACCCCTGGCCACGTCGACTTCAGGGCCGAGGTCACCCGCTCCTACGCCAGTTGCGGTGGCGCCTTGCTCCTCGTGGATGCGTCTCAGGGTGTCCAGGCCCAAACCGTCGCCAACTTCTACCTGGCCTTTGCCGAGGGCCTGACTTTGGTCCCTGTCGTCAACAAGATCGACCTGCCGACAGCAGACCCGGAGAGggccctgaagcagctgcGGGACACGTTTGAGCTCGACGTCAATGAAGACGGGACGGGTGCAGTTCTGGTCAGTGCCAAGGCCGGGACCAACGTTGAAAAGGTGCTGCCGGCCGTGATCGAGCAGATCCCCCACCCGACCGGAGATCCGAATGCGCCACTGCGTCTGCTGCTTGTGGACTCGTGGTACGACACCTTCAGAGGCGTCGTGTTGCTGGTCCGCATTTTCAACGGCACCGTAAGGCCAGGCGACAACGTCGTATCCCTAGCTACAGGCAACCGCTACACCGTCGGCGAGGTGGGGATCCAGTACCCGCACCCGACGCCGCAGACGGCCCTGCGGCCAGGCCAGGTCGGCTACCTCTCTTTCAGTCCCGGAATGAAGCGGATCCAGGACGCCAAGATCGGCGACACCTTTACGTTCCAGGGCAGCGAGGCCGTCGTGGAGCCGTACCCCGGCTTCGAAGAGCCCAAGCCCATGGTGTTCGTGGCGGCATTCCCTACGGATCAGTCGGACTACCAGCGGCTCGCCGACAGCATCACGCAGCTGACGCTCAACGACCGCAGCGTGACGCTGCAAAAAGACTTCTCCGAGGCGCTGGGCGCCGGCTGGCGCCTGGGCTTCCTCGGTTCCCTGCACTGCTCCGTCTTCCAGGACCGGCTGCGCCAGGAGCACGGCGCCAGTATCATGCTGACTGAGCCCGCCGTGCCAACCAAGGTTCAGTGGAGGGACGGCAAGTCGACCATCATCACCAACCCGACCCAGTTCCCAGATCAGTCTGAATATCACGGCAAGATCGAGGGCTTCTATGAGCCCTTTGTCGCGGCCACCATCGCCGTGCCCGAGGAGTACCTGGGCCGCATCATCAAGCTGTGCGAGGACAGCCGTGGCGAGCAGGAGAGCATCGAGTTCTTTGGCGCACAGCAGGTCATTGTCAAGTACGCACTCCCCTCCATGGCCCTGGTCGACGACCTCTTTGGCAAGCTCAAGGGCGCCAGCAGGGGTTACGCCACGCTCGACTACGAGGATGCCGGCTGGCGGAGGAGCGAGCTCGTCAAGCTCAACCTGCTTGTCAACAAGGTCCCCGTCGACGCAATCTGTCGCGTTGTGCACACGAGCCAGGTCGAGAGGTTGGGGAGGAAGTGGGTTACCAAGTTTAAGGAGCACGTCGACCGGCAAATGTTTG AGGTCGTCATACAAGCAGCGGTCGGCAAGCGCATCATCGCCCGAGAGACCATCAAGCCATTCCGCAAGGACGTCACGGCCAAGCTGCACGCCGCCGACCCGAGTCGTCGTCGCAAGCTGCTCGAGAAGCAAAAGGAGGGCAGGAAGAAGCTCCGGGCCATTGGCAACGTCACCATCGAGCACTCATCTTTCCAAAAGTTTCTCGAGAGGTGA
- a CDS encoding phenylacetate hydroxylase, translated as MVVFEDINRKSYPYGPHRNPRSDIASIHQTLQAMQSFVVIAGLLAAAYFVHRLLYGTDTPHIKGLPEVPGLPLFGSLIELGDNHAKVAQRWAEKYGPVFQVRMGNRRIVFANTFASVRHLWITNQSALISRPKLHTFHTVVSSSQGFTIGTSPWDDSCRRRRKAAATALNRPAVQSYMPLIDLESTVSIRELLQDSRGGAVDLDPRAYWQRYALNTSLTLNYGYRIDGDKDDELLREITDVERGVSNFRSTSNNWQDYVPLLRLFPKMSREAVEFRERRDVYMDRLLRGLKERIERGMDKPCISGNILKDPEAKLNEAEIKSIGLTMVSAGLDTVPGNLIMGIAYLASPAGQEIQQRAYAEILKTYPANDAWTRCLDEEKIPYITALYKEILRFFTVIPICLPRVSVKDVEWEGVTMPAGTTFYMNAYAADYDAAHFSDPYVFNPDRYLEDVEGTPHYGYGAGSRMCAGSHLANRELYTAFVRLISAFEFVPPADPADEAVLDCLEANAIPTSLTMEPKYFKVGFRPRDRDVLDGWIRESEERTRHLM; from the exons ATGGTTGTCTTTGAGGATATAAATCGCAAAAGCTATCCGTATGGACCACACAGAAACCCACGCTCAGATATCGCCAGCATACATCAAACACTCCAAGCCATGCAGTCATTTGTCGTCATCGCAGGTCTGCTCGCTGCGGCATACTTTGTACATCGCCTCCTGTATGGCACCGACACACCGCACATCAAGGGCCTCCCCGAGGTTCCGGGCTTGCCGCTATTTGGAAGCTTGATTGAGCTGGGCGACAACCACGCCAAGGTCGCACAGCGATGGGCAGAAAAGTACGGCCCTGTGTTCCAAGTGCGGATGGGGAATCGT CGCATCGTCTTTGCCAACACCTTTGCCTCGGTCCGCCACCTCTGGATCACCAACCAATCGGCGCTCATCTCGCGGCCCAAGCTGCACACCTTTCACACCGTCGTCTCGTCGTCGCAGGGCTTCACCATCGGCACGTCGCCCTGGGACGActcgtgccgccgccgccgcaaggCCGCCGCCACGGCCCTCAACCGGCCCGCCGTGCAGTCGTACATGCCGCTGATCGACCTCGAGTCGACCGTCAGCATCCGCGAGCTGCTGCAGGACTcgcgcggcggcgccgtggaCCTCGACCCCCGCGCCTACTGGCAGCGCTATGCGCTCAACACCAGCCTGACGCTCAACTATGGATACAGGATCGACGGGGACAAGgacgacgagctgctgcggGAGATTACGGATGTGGAGAGGGGCGTGTCGAACTTCAGGAGCACGAGCAACAATTGGCAGGACTACGTGCCGCTGTTGAGGTTGTTTCCCAAGATGAGTCGGGAGGCGGTTGAGTTTAGGGAGAGGAGGGATGTGTATATGGATAGGTTGCTGCGCGGGTTGAAGGAGAGGATTGAGAGGGGGATGGACAAGCCGTGTATTTCGGGCAATATTCTCAAGGATCCAGAGGCCAAGTTGAACGAGG CCGAGATCAAATCCATCGGCCTGACCATGGTCTCGGCCGGCCTCGACACCGTCCCGGGCAACCTCATCATGGGCATCGCGTACCTGGCGTCGCCCGCGGGACAAGAGATCCAACAGCGCGCCTACGCCGAGATCCTCAAGACCTACCCTGCCAACGACGCCTGGACGCGCTGCCTGGACGAGGAAAAGATACCCTACATCACGGCGCTCTACAAGGAGATACTCCGCTTCTTCACCGTCATCCCCATCTGCCTCCCGCGCGTGTCCGTCAAGGACGTCGAGTGGGAGGGCGTGACCATGCCCGCCGGCACGACCTTTTACATGAACGCCTACGCGGCCGACTACGACGCCGCCCACTTCTCCGACCCTTATGTCTTCAACCCGGACCGCTACCTCGAGGACGTCGAGGGCACGCCGCATTATGGGTACGGCGCCGGCAGTCGCATGTGTGCGGGCAGCCACCTGGCCAACCGGGAGCTGTACACGGCGTTTGTGAGGCTGATCTCGGCGTTTGAGTTCGTGCCGCCCGCGGACCCGGCCGACGAGGCGGTGCTGGACTGCCTAGAGGCCAATGCCATACCGACCAGCCTGACCATGGAGCCAAAGTACTTCAAGGTTGGGTTCAGGCCGAGGGACAGGGACGTGCTGGATGGGTGGATCAGGGAGAGTGAGGAGAGGACGAGGCATTTGATGTGA
- a CDS encoding 15-hydroxyprostaglandin dehydrogenase — protein MAPTTASDRKTAIITGSTSGIGLDLARDLRAKGWNVAISGRREPCKGEEIAKSIDETGEAALYCRADVSVYADQAELFRQAWAKWGRLDLFVANAGIVDEGPTSRYNLLRKDAAVDDVPPEPKLGCSDVNFKGVVYGTELAQHYMRHNKPKRGGKIIVTGSIAGLFPLPTYPEYSSAKAAVSQWVRVMAPMLKLHDDITINCVLPNGYDTAILPGFKEAYLDEHLTKRDCMMRAYFIFIDDEENSQTGQNVETAYDSLYFHERPAAKNEVVKRTEKVYEPWFEYAHGARSGLETAIKAPMRTGV, from the exons ATGGCTCCCACCACGGCATCGGACCGCAAGACGGCCATCATCACAGGCTCCACG AGCGGCATCGGTCTGGACCTCGCCCGCGACCTCCGCGCCAAGGGCTGGAACGTGGCCATCTCCGGCCGCCGCGAACCCTGCAAGGGCGAGGAGATCGCCAAGAGCATCGACGAGacgggcgaggcggcgcTGTACTGCCGGGCCGACGTGTCCGTGTACGCggaccaggccgagctctTCCGGCAGGCGTGGGCCAAGTGGGGCCGTCTGGACCTGTTTGTCGCCAACGCCGGCATCGTGGACGAGGGCCCCACGAGCCGGTACAACCTGCTCCGCAAGGACGCCGCCGTGGACGACGTGCCGCCCGAACCCAAGCTGGGCTGCAGCGACGTCAACTTCAAGGGCGTCGTGTACGGCACCGAGCTGGCGCAGCACTACATGAGGCACAACAAGCCCAAGAGGGGCGGCAAGATCATCGTCACGGGCAGCATCGCGGGCCTCTTCCCCCTGCCCACGTACCCAGAGTACTCGTCGGCAAAGGCGGCCGTGTCGCAGTGGGTGCGCGTCATGGCCCCCATGCTCAAGCTGCACGACGACATCACCATCAACTGCGTGCTGCCCAACGGCTACGACACGGCCATCCTGCCGGGGTTCAAGGAGGCGTACTTGGATGAGCA CCTCACCAAGCGCGACTGCATGATGAGGGCCTacttcatcttcatcgacgacgaggaaaaCTCCCAAACGGGCCAAAACGTCGAGACGGCCTACGACAGCCTCTACTTCCACGAGAGGCCGGCGGCCAAGAACGAGGTCGTCAAGAGAACCGAGAAGGTGTACGAGCCGTGGTTCGAGTATGCTCACGGCGCCCGCAGTGGCCTCGAGACGGCCATCAAGGCGCCGATGAGGACTGGTGTTTGA